CGCAGGTTTGTAGGGATCGTGGGCACCAATCTGACCGACATCGTACATATTTCACCGGGCAGAGACGACCCACGCCGTGAAGAAATACTAAAAGAACTTGCCGAGAACAACGGCGGGCAGCGCATACTTGATTTCGGCAGTCTGCTTTTCGTGCCGACTACCGGGCTGACCGAGGAGGAGCGCGGCGCGATAAAGAAGTTGAAGGCGATCCCGGCGACGGAACATTCCGACGGCGGCCTGGAAGTGGAGCTCAACGATCCCATAGCGGCGGCGAAGCTGCTGGCGGAGATTTCCGGGATAAAGGAAAGCGACGGCGCGGTCAGTATCAATTTAGAGTCTGTTCACATTAAATTGCATCTACGATCATAGCAAAGTAGATGAACCCACAGAACAGCACGTCAAGCTTATCGTAACGGGTAAATATTTTCCGAAGGTAGTGTAACTTATTCTGTGTAAACCCCTTGCCCCTGGATCGATGT
The nucleotide sequence above comes from Synergistes jonesii. Encoded proteins:
- a CDS encoding terminase small subunit, which encodes MALSEMQERFCQFYVGECRGNGTEAVVRAGYTENRSSAAVIASQNLRKLNIIRRINDLRREALAASGYDKEKVRELIVRRFVGIVGTNLTDIVHISPGRDDPRREEILKELAENNGGQRILDFGSLLFVPTTGLTEEERGAIKKLKAIPATEHSDGGLEVELNDPIAAAKLLAEISGIKESDGAVSINLESVHIKLHLRS